The Ignavibacteriales bacterium sequence TTCTTAATTCCGGTAGATTATTCCCTAACTATACACAGTCATTTGGAAACATTAAAGGATTTGTGAACGCTGCAGTAAAATCCGGTGCTATGGGTATGATCAATACCGTTTGGGACGATGGAGGGAATGCATTTTTTTCTAATGATTGGTATGGAGTTTCATATTCAGCTGATAAAAGCTGGAATTCGCAGTCTAATGATTCAACTGATTTTGATACTCGTTTTAATTCCGGTCTGTATGGCGATAAAGAAAATTATTTTACCAAAGCTGTCTGGAAGTTACTGGAATTATCAAATCTAGAACCAACTGATGGAATGAATGATAAAATTCTGTTTGAGAAATTACTTCCCGATTCATCAAAACATTTACGCGTTTCATTAAATGACTGGGATAAAGTTATTGCAATAACCGACAAAGCAAAATCAATAATGAATAAAAGTAATCCTGTAAATTACCGGAACGATAAAAAATATTTTCTTTTTGTCTGCGATCTTTACAGCACACTTGCCAGTGAAAGATTCAATTTGCTGAAAGCTGCCAACTTATATTCTCGTGCCGATTCAATATTTATTCATGATAGACCGGAAGCAAGGAGATCAATACTTGAATCGATCAACCTGATAAGCGGGATCATTAAAAATGAAATTTCTCTGAAGTTCGAATTTGAAAAACTTTGGCTGGAAGAAAATCATACTTATGCGTTAGACCGGATTACCGGAGGCTATCAGAATAAAATAAATGATTTTACTGATGTTAAAACAAAGTTACTGGAATCATTAAAAAGGCTGGATTCCGGTCTTCCGATTTCTTCAAGCGAGGAAACCAGATTAACTATTTCCAAGTTACCGGGTAAATATTTTAGAGAATGGCTTGCAGTAAATCCTTTCCCCAATAGAGACGGGAAACCTCTTTCCAAAATCGATTATCTAGCTGAAATAGGCGGCGAATTTTTTATTCATCCGAAAGTAACGCAGGAATTTTATTTTGATTCAACTAAGTACCGCTGGTCTAGAATTGCAACTTCATACCAAGACATTGTTAATCTCACAGAAATGTTTCCGAAGAATAATAAGAACGTTGTTAGTTATGTGTTTGCTACAATAGAAGTGAATAAAGACACAACTGTAAAAACGCTTGTCGGGTTTAGTGATGGGATTGAAATCTTTCTTAATGGGGGAAAGGTTTTCAGTCGTGAATCGAACGGAAGATTAATTCCGGATGAATACTACTTTGGGTTACCTCTCCAAAAAGGAATAAATAATTTGATGTTGAAAATTTCTCAAACAAACGGAGAGTGGGGATTCACTTTTAGATTAGCCGATGTTGATGTAAGAAGCAGAAAAAACCGTTACAAAATTATTTTTTAGCAGAGATATTTCATGAAGAAAACATTATTCGTTTTGTGGATTATTAGCAGCAGCCTATTTGCACAGGACACAAAGTTAGATCCTTTGCAAATTGCAAAAAGAATAGCTGATAGAGTAATTAGAGAGACTTCTTTTGAATTCACGGAAATTGAACAAAAACCTTCATTTGATCTTCAGGTGATTGATTTTCCAAAAGCATTTAATGACCGGAACACGGCAAATGTTTATGCGTTCGCAAAAATTATTGCAACTGAAAAAATAAATTTGATGTTCGGTATTAGCTATTCCGAACCATTTAAAATATGGATCAATAATCAATTAGTCTTCCAAAATTCAAGACATACAAAGTTCCGTTTCAATGAAATTGCTTACGAGATGTTCACTTATCAAGATACTTTTTCGGTTAGTCTTAACAAAGGTGAAAACAGAATTATTGTTTACTCGCCAAAAACTAAAAATTCAATTATATATTTAAGAGAAATAACAGCTGCCGAGAAGAAACCAATAGCTAAATTCGAACCCATACATCAGGAAAAGAAATTTACATGGTCTTGGTGCTACTTGGTGAAATCAAAAATGGGTTCTTCCAAGATCATCAACAATTACCCAAGCAAGCTTTTACTTGATAGTCTTTATGACGAAAAAACATTTAAGAATTATGATTGTATTATTCCAAAACCCGCTTTATTGAAAAAACTTGCAATTAATCCTCTCAATACATTTAAGAAAGATTCTTATGCAGATTGGAATTACCCGAATGGAATATTAATGATGACGGTAGCAACTCTATCTGATGCAACAGACGACTTGCGTTATAAAGAATTCGTAAATGAGTATTGTAATTTCATCATTGATAACTTAACTCAGTTCAAAAAACAATATTACAAAGATCATGATCTCCGTGGGAGTTTCTACCGCATATTCCGGAAATGTATGCTTGATGATGCCGGTTCACCATCTCTTCCGTTTGCTGAACTTGAATTAATTGATAAAACTAAGAGATATGATGCGCTTCTAAATGAGATGGTTAATTACGTTTACAAAGAGCAGCCAAGATTGAGCGATGGAACTTTATGCCGTCCCGAGCCAGAAAAATGGACCGTATGGGCAGACGATCTTTTTATGTCGGTTCCGCTCTTTGTAAGAGCCGCCAGGATAAATCATAATAAAAAATACCTTGACGATGCCGCTAAACAAGTAATTAATTTTAATAAATATCTTTTTGATGCTGAGAAAGGTTTGTATAAGCACGGCTGGTTCAGCCAGTCTAATGAAAAATCAAAAATATTTTGGGGAAGAGCTAACGGATGGGTTATATGGGCAACCTCGGAACTAATACAGAATTTGCCAAAGAATCATCCTTTATTTAAACAAGTTGAGAAAATATTCACAAACCATTTAAGAGGATTAATAAAATTTCAAGATGAATCAGGAATGTGGCACCAAATTCTAGATGATAAAAGCTCGTTCGAAGAAACATCATGCACATCAATGTTTATCATTGGTTTCTCCCGGGCAATTATAAATGGAATGATTGATAAAAAATATTCAGCTAATGTTATGAAGGCCTGGAACGCTTTGCAAAACAATTTCAGCCAAGACGGAATAGTTAAAGATATTTGCTGCGGAACCGGAATAGGATATACATCAGAGTTTTATAAAACAAGAGACAGGTACAATAACGATCCGCGTGGACTTGGAGCAGTTATTACATCGGCAATCGAAGTTGATAGGCTGGAAAAATATCTACGGACCAATAAATAATTAAATGATGACTATGAAATATTATCAATAATCTAATCTTCAATCAAAGGAAAATCTAGAAAATGGAAACAGGTGTATTAAGATCTTTTACGGCAGAAAAGTTGAATGCAGTTGTAGCGGAGAACAGAACGGCGCTTGGAAAATTATCGGCTCAACATGTTAGCAGACTAATTAACGATTTACTATTGAGAAAAGAGGAAATACGAATTGTATTTGCTGCAGCTCCTTCGCAGAATGAATTTTTAAAAGAGCTTTGTAATGACAAATTAATTGACTGGTCAAAAATCGTCGCATTTCATATGGATGAATATATCGGACTGCCTGAAAATTCTGATAAATTATTCAGCGTTTATCTAAATGAGCATATCTTTTCAAAAGTTAAATTCAAGTCCGTTCATTTAATAAATTCTCGGGAAAGGAATACGGCTAAAGAATGCAAAAGATATGAAGCATTAATACGGGAAAAGCCGATTGACATAGTTCTAATGGGTATAGGTGAAAACGGACACGTTGCATTTAATGACCCACCGGTTGCGGATTTTAATGACAAAACTTTTATGAAGGTTGTTGAGCTTGAAGAAAAATGCAAAGCACAGCAAGTAAATGATGCCGGATTCAAAAGTATCGACGAAGTTCCAAAAACAGCATATACCTTAACGGTACCGGCATTACTTTCTGCCAAATATTTAAATATAGTTGTTCCCGGAATCAGAAAAGCTGAAGCAGTGAAGAATACAATGAAATCAGAAATCTCAACAAAATGTCCAGCGACAATTTTAAGAACGCATTCTAATTCTATTTTATTTCTCGATGCTGAATCGGCATCGCTCTTAGAATAGTTTAATTCTTTCTGAAAAGAAGCCAAAATGAAAAACTCAATTATAGTAAGCATCTTGATTTTATTTTCTTTTTCTCCGACAGCGAACATTGCACAGCAAAATGGGATCGGAAAAATCTGGCTGAGTGAAAAGAAAACGTGGATTGATGATTCAACCAAATATGAAATAACACAATGGACAACTACTGGGAAAAACTGGCATCTTTATTTTAATGTAGAATCATTCATTGATGAAAATGATGCAATTATTTATTCAGACAGAGCCGGTGCGATTAATTTATTCAAGCTGAATCTTGGCAATGGTACTATTACGCAATTAACAGATAATACTACCGATGTTAGCGGAGCGGCATGGCATTACCCTAAATTAAAACAGATTTGGTACGAGGTTGATAATTCGATCCGTGTGTTAAACTATGAAACTCTCAAGAATAAACTTGTCATTAAAAATTCTTCAGCCGATTTAAAATCATTTACGGTTACATGCGATGCAAAATATTTGGTTTTTTCAGTAAACAAAAATCCAGGTTATAGCAGTAACAATAGTACGGGTCCATATGCTATAATGAGGTTTGATCTGGTGACGGGAGATGTAAAACAAATCTCACCTGATTACGGAATCAATATTAGCCATCTGCAAGCATCTCCGACAAATCCCAAAATCATATCATATGCCTGGCAGCATCAGTATAGAAAAGGTGGTCCGGGAACTGTTGGAAATGTACCGATAAGATTTTTTTGGATAAATATTGACGGGACTGACGGGGGACCAGTTGGACCGCAGGAATTCGGAATTCATCGAACACATGAATTTTGGTTTTATGATGGATCAAGGTTCGGATATTCCGCACGTTATATGTTCGGACCAAATAAAGGAAGACAGTTTCTTGGTTCTTGCAAGCCTGACGGCAGCGACAATTTTATGTTTGAGGTTCCGGTTGGCCCGGCTCACTCGCAAGTTTTCAAAGATAATAAACATTGGGTGGCTGATCAAAACAACGGAATGATATTAACAATGTGGACCTTTAACAGAGATAAAATAATAAAGGAAGAAAAATTATTTCGGCATGATTCATCTTGGGGTGAACAGCCGACACATCCGCACCCTCATTTCAGCCCGGATGGAAAATATATTATGTTAAGCACAGATAAAACCGGCACACCTCAAGTATATACTGTGAAAGTAAATTTGCGGGACGATAAATAATTAGGGAATAGGAATTATGAATTTAGATCGGAGTAAATTTTTTGCTCTCTGCAGTTTTATTTTTATTATCAATTTGTCTGCACAAACCACGCGTGAAATATTTGTTAAAGATTTTGGCGCTAAAGGGGACGGTGTTTCTTTAGACACAAAAGCGATTCAGAATGCAATTGATAAGTGCGCCGAGGAAGGAGGAACTGTATTCTTTTCACCTGGTAAATACTTAACCGGTTCATTGGTGTTGAAAAGTAATGTAGATATATACCTCGTAAACGGCGCGATAATTCTTGGCAGCACTAATCTAAATGATTATATCGAACATCAGCCGGAACTTCGATCATACAACGATGCTTTTCTAAAATACAGTTTATTCTATGCAGAGAAAGTAAAAAATATTTCGATTCGGGGCGAAGGGATAATTGACGGGCAAGGCGGCTCATTCAAAGTAACCACAAAAGTAAAGCCCGACCGCTATAAAAACAGACCATTCATCATCAGATTTGTAGAATGCGAACAAGTTAGGATTGAAAATCTAACGCTTCAAAACTCAGCAATGTGGATGCAGCAATATCTTGCATGTAACGACTTGGTAATTAGAGGTATAAAAGTTTTCAATCATGCAAATCAAAATAACGATATGATAGACATTGACGGATGCAGCAACGTTATTATTTCCGATTGCATTGGCGATACAGATGACGATGGAATTGTTTTAAAGAGTACATCTCCGCATATTACCGAAAATGTTGTAATCAATAATTGTATTGTCAGCAGTCACTGTAATGCTCTTAAATTAGGGACAGAATCAACAGGTGGTTTCAGAAACATTGCTGTATCGAATATTATTATAAAACCATCGAGGGTTAAAAAAACTATTTTCGGTTCACCTACAGGAAACGGTGGGATAAACTTATCAACTGTTGACGGTGGAATTCTGGAAGGAGTAGTAATTTCGAATATAAACATAGATGGACCGGATGTTCCAATATTTTTAAGGTTAGGAAATAGAGCACGTAAATATTCAGAAAGCGCTTCGCCTGCTGGTGTCGGGGAATTTAGAAATGTAAGCATCGGCAACGTAATTGCTACGAACATTAAAAGTTTCGGCTGTTCAGTTACAGGAATACCGAACCATTACATTGAAAACGTTATGCTTAATAACATTACAATTGTTTTTAATGGCGGTGTGAAAAAAGAAGATTATAAAACAGAAATTCCAGAATTAGAAGAAAATTATCCCGAAGGAACGATGTGGGGAAATCTTCCTGCTTACGGATTTTATTTTAGACATGTCCGCGGAATAAAACTTATTAACGTAAATATTTCTTTCAAGGAAACAGATCAACGTCCCGCCATAATATTTGATGATTCAAAAGATGTAGCAATTAATCAATTGGACGCAATGGTAAACGGTGAAGCAAATAATTTGATCGGTCTTACCAGAAGTCAAGATGTTTTTATAGAAAATTCGGTTTCAAAAGGTTCTGCAAAACATTTTGTATCTGTATCTGATTCTGTTTCAAAAAATATTTTCTTGAATGGTAACGATCTAAGAAACTTCGAGAGACCTTTCTCCCAAAAGGTGAAAGGGCAAGTAAAATTATTAAATAGTATTAATTAGATCGATTAAGGATCTGTCAGGAAAGTATTATAGAGAATTAAAATCTGAAAGATTGTTATTGCTTGATGAATTTAGAGGTAATTATCTTTTGTCTATCTTTACTGGTTATTACAAGTAGAACATCCTCGTTGATATTCAATAAAAAATGGCGGACCAAACCGTTCCTTGTCTACAGTCAAATATTTAGAAGATTACCTATTAGGAATTATAAAAATTCAAGATAAAATCTTATTGCCGATTAACGAACGCCTTAAGTTCTGCAAAAATCTCAACGTAAAGATATTATCCAACCACATTTCTTTCACTGTGAATAATTAACCAGCGATTGAAAATCTTTGAAGCAGCTCGAAATCTCGAATCTCACATAATTTCTTTTTATTCAAGCCGCAATACGATGTGCTAAACAAAATAATTTCTTTTAATACCCTCAAAGATGTATTAAAACGGAATATCTAAAAACCGCAATTCTTACATTGAAATGTTTAAGTATAGAAAGTTAGTCTTCTTATAAAATTAAATTATATACACTTTCACTCGATAATGCTAATAATAGGGGAACTTCCTTGTCAGACGGATTGGGAAAATAATAAATAATATTCAGCGAAATGAAGTAGGGTAAAGTTTGATGAGTAAATCAATTCCCGTCGAAATGATTGAAGATGGAATGGAGCTCGCGGAGCCCATAAAAAATAAATATGGACAAATAATGCTTGCAGAGAATGCAAAGCTGGAGTCCAAACAAAAAAAAATGTTGAAAGTATGGGGGATTTCCTCAGTTATAATTGTCGCCGATGATGAACCTTTTGAACATAAAGCCTACGATCCTGAAATAATTGAAAAAGCAAAAATAAAGTTGAGCGAAAAAATATTATGGCAGCCCGGAAATCAATTTGAAGAAGAGATTTATCAACTGGCCTTAGAAAGAATTCTTGAAAACCATTTCTCGTGATATAAATGATTTCCATTGAAAACATAATAAATAAAATTAATACACTTCCAACGCTGCCCACAGTATACTCTAAATTAACTGAAGCAATCGAAGATCCGAATAATACTGTTGACCAAATCTCAAAAATTATTTCGGCGGATCAGGCCTCGGTATTCAAAATATTAAAAGTTGTTAACTCACCATTTTACGGGTTCCGCGGAAAAATTGATACGATCTCGCAAGCGATTTTCTATCTAGGCTTTAACGAAGTGCGAAACATTGTACTGGCTCTTTCGGTTATAAATATGTTTTCGAAGGAATCTGCACTAAGAGATTATAGTCCGGTGGATTTATGGTCTCATTCAATCGGAGTTGGAATATTGGCAAGAGCTATTGGCGCATCGGTTAACGAAAAGAATTTGGAAAATTATTTTGTCGCCGGAATTTTTCATGATATCGGCAAATTAATTTTTATGGAATATGCCCCAGAAGAATATCAAAAAGTGTTTGATTTATTGAAAGTAAGGAAAATCACTATATCAGACGCAGAAACGGAAGTATTCGGAGCTGATCACTCCATAGCCGGTTCTCTTCTGGCGGAAAAATGGAAACTCCCTCCTTCAATTCAAAAAACAGTACGGTATCATCACATTCTGAACGGGAATGAACTGAATAATATTCTTCTGGGTTCAATTTATATAGCGGATATATATGCTAACGCTATGGAATTGGGCTTCGATGGAAGCTCTATTATATCTCAACCAAATAATGTAGTCTGGAACACAGTCAAACTTAAACCGGGTTACATAAAATCAATAAGCAAAAAATTGAGGGAAGACTATAATCACACAATTAAGATTATACTAGTAGATTAACGATGAATAATGCATCCGGAAATATTGTTCTTGAGGAAGAATTAAACAGAATTTCAAAATTCTATTATTCTACGTTCGAAAAAAGATCCAGATTCGAAGTGATTGATGCCGGTCTGAAAATTTACAAAGATTATTTTGACTGCACCAATATCTCTTTGTTTATGCTCAATAAGAATACATTTGATTTCAATCATTTTGCATCATTAAAACATAATGAGGAAACTGCTACTATTCTTTTCGAAAGACTGAGCGACAAAGGGGGAATTACGGCATGCCTCGAAGCAGGATCTGCAACTTTCTATTCGTTGGAAGATCACAATTTCAACTATCAGTATCTCTATATAATACCATTGATCGGAACGTTCGGTGTACTTGGAATAACAATAATTGAACTGAAAGAAAATCATCCTATTGATGACGTGCAAAATCTTTTCGTTACTAATTATTCAAACATCTTCTCTCTCATTCTCGAAAATCACAACATGATAGTTGAACTGCAGACGGAAAAAGAGAAAGCCGAGGAGCGCAAACAGTTAAGTCAAACGGTAAATGTTCAAAGCACGAAGGATTTGAAAAATATATTGGATAGAGTTCAAGTTGGTATCATGCTCGTAAACGTTTCGAACAAAAAGATAGTTGATGTGAATGAAATGGCATCAACCATGATCGGATCGAGTAAAGAATTTCTTATTGACCAAGAAATTACTAAATATTTGTACTCGCTGGGTCCGCAAAATAGATCGAACGAATTTATAGATAACCAGGAAGGATTGCTTAAGAAAGAAAATGGGACTCTCGTTTCGGTTCTACGAAAAAGTTCAAGGGTAGAAATTAATAACGAAGAATTTTATCTGGAAAGTTTCATTGATATAACTCACCGAAAGAAAATGGAAGATGAACTTCAAAAATCTCATTTCAAACTGGAGCAACGAGTTGAAGAAAGGACCAATGATCTTCGCAAAATAAATATTGAGCTCAATCAGGAAATTGATAAAAGGATTGAAGCCGAGTTCCGGCTGGTTATCTCTAAAGAAAAAGCGGAAGAATCAAATAGAATAAAGACTGCATTGCTGGCAAATATGAGCCATGAGTTTAGAACTCCTCTAATAAGCATACTGGGGTTCTCTGAAGTTTTAGCTATGGAACTTGAAGACGCTGAACAAAAAGAGATGACTAAAGATATTATGAGTGCCGGTCAAAGATTATTAAAAACTTTGGACGGTGTACTTCATCTTTCTCAATTACAAACCAACACTTATCCCGTCAATTTTGTTCAGATAGAAATAACGGGATTGATAAAAGAAATTTCCGAAAGATTCATCACCAAATTCCAGGAGAAGAATTTAGCATTTAAGATCAATATAAAATCGGAGCAAATTTATCTTATTATAGATCCGGATCTCTTATCTATCGCATTAAATAATATTTTAGATAATGCGTTAAAATATACAGAGTATGGAGAAATCGTTCTAAACTTGGAAATAAAATCTATTGATGAGAACAAGATTGTGTCGATCTCAATATCGGATACCGGTATGGGCGTAGCCGAGAATGACTATGAGGTCATATTTGAAGAATTCAGGCAAACAGATGAAGGTTACAAAAGAAACTATGAAGGATGCGGGTTAGGTTTGACGCTCGCTAAAAGAATGATCGAATTAATCGACGGAACAATTCAATTAGAAAGCTACATTGGCAAGGGCTCTACATTTACAATTCTGTTCACTACTTAAATTATTTATCACTTGTTGCGTCCGCATTTTTAATGACTCACTCCGAATAAAATACTGCTTGACTTATTTTACTGTTCTAGATAAATTCATATCAGTTATAATCAATTTAGTTGATAAGAGAATCATCTTAAAACAAAAATCTTTTTCTTTCCAGACCGTCTTTTCGTTGTATCAAAATTCTATATTGTTGAAGGAGTTTTCTTTTAAAAATTTTCAAATATAAAGTAGTACACAAACTAAACATAAGTTATGATGATTGAAATAATTATTCAAAACATATTTAATATAATTACTCATGAATAAGCTGAAAGCAATAATAATTGATGATGAACTTCACGGAAGGGAAAATCTTAAGAAGATCATTGAAACATATTGCCCGGAGATTGAAATTCTTGCGTGTGCCGACTCTGTTGTCAATGCAAAGAAACTTGTAAATGCTCATAATCCGGATGTGGTCTTTCTCGATATTAGTATGCCGGTACTTGATGGGTTTGATTTTCTTGAGGAATTCGACGAGTGCAAATTTATGACAGTATTTGTCAGCGCACATGAGGAATTCGGCATTAGAGCCGTGAAAGCCGGTGCTGTTGATTATATTCTTAAACCGATAAATATAAAAGAACTAAAAC is a genomic window containing:
- a CDS encoding glycosyl hydrolase family 28 protein, with amino-acid sequence MNLDRSKFFALCSFIFIINLSAQTTREIFVKDFGAKGDGVSLDTKAIQNAIDKCAEEGGTVFFSPGKYLTGSLVLKSNVDIYLVNGAIILGSTNLNDYIEHQPELRSYNDAFLKYSLFYAEKVKNISIRGEGIIDGQGGSFKVTTKVKPDRYKNRPFIIRFVECEQVRIENLTLQNSAMWMQQYLACNDLVIRGIKVFNHANQNNDMIDIDGCSNVIISDCIGDTDDDGIVLKSTSPHITENVVINNCIVSSHCNALKLGTESTGGFRNIAVSNIIIKPSRVKKTIFGSPTGNGGINLSTVDGGILEGVVISNINIDGPDVPIFLRLGNRARKYSESASPAGVGEFRNVSIGNVIATNIKSFGCSVTGIPNHYIENVMLNNITIVFNGGVKKEDYKTEIPELEENYPEGTMWGNLPAYGFYFRHVRGIKLINVNISFKETDQRPAIIFDDSKDVAINQLDAMVNGEANNLIGLTRSQDVFIENSVSKGSAKHFVSVSDSVSKNIFLNGNDLRNFERPFSQKVKGQVKLLNSIN
- a CDS encoding glucosamine-6-phosphate deaminase, with the protein product METGVLRSFTAEKLNAVVAENRTALGKLSAQHVSRLINDLLLRKEEIRIVFAAAPSQNEFLKELCNDKLIDWSKIVAFHMDEYIGLPENSDKLFSVYLNEHIFSKVKFKSVHLINSRERNTAKECKRYEALIREKPIDIVLMGIGENGHVAFNDPPVADFNDKTFMKVVELEEKCKAQQVNDAGFKSIDEVPKTAYTLTVPALLSAKYLNIVVPGIRKAEAVKNTMKSEISTKCPATILRTHSNSILFLDAESASLLE
- a CDS encoding glycoside hydrolase family 88 protein, which translates into the protein MKKTLFVLWIISSSLFAQDTKLDPLQIAKRIADRVIRETSFEFTEIEQKPSFDLQVIDFPKAFNDRNTANVYAFAKIIATEKINLMFGISYSEPFKIWINNQLVFQNSRHTKFRFNEIAYEMFTYQDTFSVSLNKGENRIIVYSPKTKNSIIYLREITAAEKKPIAKFEPIHQEKKFTWSWCYLVKSKMGSSKIINNYPSKLLLDSLYDEKTFKNYDCIIPKPALLKKLAINPLNTFKKDSYADWNYPNGILMMTVATLSDATDDLRYKEFVNEYCNFIIDNLTQFKKQYYKDHDLRGSFYRIFRKCMLDDAGSPSLPFAELELIDKTKRYDALLNEMVNYVYKEQPRLSDGTLCRPEPEKWTVWADDLFMSVPLFVRAARINHNKKYLDDAAKQVINFNKYLFDAEKGLYKHGWFSQSNEKSKIFWGRANGWVIWATSELIQNLPKNHPLFKQVEKIFTNHLRGLIKFQDESGMWHQILDDKSSFEETSCTSMFIIGFSRAIINGMIDKKYSANVMKAWNALQNNFSQDGIVKDICCGTGIGYTSEFYKTRDRYNNDPRGLGAVITSAIEVDRLEKYLRTNK
- a CDS encoding oligogalacturonate lyase family protein; this encodes MKNSIIVSILILFSFSPTANIAQQNGIGKIWLSEKKTWIDDSTKYEITQWTTTGKNWHLYFNVESFIDENDAIIYSDRAGAINLFKLNLGNGTITQLTDNTTDVSGAAWHYPKLKQIWYEVDNSIRVLNYETLKNKLVIKNSSADLKSFTVTCDAKYLVFSVNKNPGYSSNNSTGPYAIMRFDLVTGDVKQISPDYGINISHLQASPTNPKIISYAWQHQYRKGGPGTVGNVPIRFFWINIDGTDGGPVGPQEFGIHRTHEFWFYDGSRFGYSARYMFGPNKGRQFLGSCKPDGSDNFMFEVPVGPAHSQVFKDNKHWVADQNNGMILTMWTFNRDKIIKEEKLFRHDSSWGEQPTHPHPHFSPDGKYIMLSTDKTGTPQVYTVKVNLRDDK
- a CDS encoding ATP-binding protein, giving the protein MNNASGNIVLEEELNRISKFYYSTFEKRSRFEVIDAGLKIYKDYFDCTNISLFMLNKNTFDFNHFASLKHNEETATILFERLSDKGGITACLEAGSATFYSLEDHNFNYQYLYIIPLIGTFGVLGITIIELKENHPIDDVQNLFVTNYSNIFSLILENHNMIVELQTEKEKAEERKQLSQTVNVQSTKDLKNILDRVQVGIMLVNVSNKKIVDVNEMASTMIGSSKEFLIDQEITKYLYSLGPQNRSNEFIDNQEGLLKKENGTLVSVLRKSSRVEINNEEFYLESFIDITHRKKMEDELQKSHFKLEQRVEERTNDLRKINIELNQEIDKRIEAEFRLVISKEKAEESNRIKTALLANMSHEFRTPLISILGFSEVLAMELEDAEQKEMTKDIMSAGQRLLKTLDGVLHLSQLQTNTYPVNFVQIEITGLIKEISERFITKFQEKNLAFKINIKSEQIYLIIDPDLLSIALNNILDNALKYTEYGEIVLNLEIKSIDENKIVSISISDTGMGVAENDYEVIFEEFRQTDEGYKRNYEGCGLGLTLAKRMIELIDGTIQLESYIGKGSTFTILFTT
- a CDS encoding HDOD domain-containing protein — its product is MISIENIINKINTLPTLPTVYSKLTEAIEDPNNTVDQISKIISADQASVFKILKVVNSPFYGFRGKIDTISQAIFYLGFNEVRNIVLALSVINMFSKESALRDYSPVDLWSHSIGVGILARAIGASVNEKNLENYFVAGIFHDIGKLIFMEYAPEEYQKVFDLLKVRKITISDAETEVFGADHSIAGSLLAEKWKLPPSIQKTVRYHHILNGNELNNILLGSIYIADIYANAMELGFDGSSIISQPNNVVWNTVKLKPGYIKSISKKLREDYNHTIKIILVD
- a CDS encoding family 20 glycosylhydrolase; this encodes MKKNINICIVALIFSLPILAQEEILTVIPQPQEFKFTEEKFLLDNPSPMIKLFCKNYEPVNIAIEELQDVFKKHVSTSSSLKSETSETIQIGIPSEDKNFKSICKSHNLFPEEILGEEGYKLLITAKTIIIAANNQKGLFYGIQTIKQMIRGTRNSFLRGVRIKDWSSLKYRVVMDDISRGPIPTVEFMKYQIRRLAEMKINFFTPYIEHVVKTKSHPEFAPVDGSLTIAQWKEISDYAFKYNIMMIGNFQSFGHFNNILSTPEYAHLGESGTMISPLLPASYKFLKDIYSEMVPVFFAPFFSINCDETFDLGKGASKKMVDSLGYAEVYYQHIIKLYNIVKNLGKQVIIWGDVLLEYPDLFKKLPKDIIIGTWTYDDLDSYAKFIDPIKEAGFKFFVTPGVLNSGRLFPNYTQSFGNIKGFVNAAVKSGAMGMINTVWDDGGNAFFSNDWYGVSYSADKSWNSQSNDSTDFDTRFNSGLYGDKENYFTKAVWKLLELSNLEPTDGMNDKILFEKLLPDSSKHLRVSLNDWDKVIAITDKAKSIMNKSNPVNYRNDKKYFLFVCDLYSTLASERFNLLKAANLYSRADSIFIHDRPEARRSILESINLISGIIKNEISLKFEFEKLWLEENHTYALDRITGGYQNKINDFTDVKTKLLESLKRLDSGLPISSSEETRLTISKLPGKYFREWLAVNPFPNRDGKPLSKIDYLAEIGGEFFIHPKVTQEFYFDSTKYRWSRIATSYQDIVNLTEMFPKNNKNVVSYVFATIEVNKDTTVKTLVGFSDGIEIFLNGGKVFSRESNGRLIPDEYYFGLPLQKGINNLMLKISQTNGEWGFTFRLADVDVRSRKNRYKIIF